The sequence below is a genomic window from Sus scrofa isolate TJ Tabasco breed Duroc unplaced genomic scaffold, Sscrofa11.1 Contig613, whole genome shotgun sequence.
TGGCTTTTGGTGGCAGCTTCAGTGAGCCTGTCTTTGAGTTGAGCCTGAGAAACACCTTCGCAGGTGAAGCAAAAGATCCCAGGCTCTCGGCGAGCCTCTATTTGTAATGCCTGTGCCCGAGTCCTCCCGTGTGTCCTCTTGCTACTCAGGTGTGGTCTGAGGCTCTATAGCACCAGCAGTACCTGGAGACTGTCTGAAGTGCAAAGGTTCAGACCACCCAATTTGAGCTCGTGTTTATATGAGACCACCTGATTCTTTCTACTGTCGTGAAAGTTCAGACCTGCTACCATCACTGACCCTGCCCCGTGGTGTGGGGAGGTGAGGATGGTGTGGGGTACACTGCGAGCTCCCAGGATTCGCATAGCAGTGACTGGTGGCCCACATCTGGCTGAGCGATGGCTGTACTGCTCCTGGGATGGTGGGAGGAGTGTGACTCACTCAGGACCCTGTGCTTCCAGGTGGACAGGTCTCCCGAGCTGGTCTGTGCTAATGCAAATGAGGTGGCACCAAAGACAACTTTCCACTCTCTGCTCAGCTCTGACTGACTTTGCTGTGAAGGTGTGTGGGATGGAGGCAGAGGATGGTAATGGGGTCTGGGGAAAAGTCAGGCCAGGCCTTCAGGTTCTTGGTGCAGGAACCTCATGGGTCTTGGTGGAAGCATGAAATGTGTGGAATCACCTCACCTGCCCCTCTATGGCTTGTCCATCAGCAGGCTAGCGTTCCTGGGACATGCCCCTTTGGTTCACTCTGCTTTGAAGATTCTCTCCAATTGTCacagctgggactcaaaccctcAAATGGCCAATTAGGAGGGACTGTGGCTCTGCGTGCACTGGGACGCCCAACTCCCtgggatccaggaggatgaggtCCTGTGACCAATCTCCCTCTGATACATCTCAGGCCAagacaagggaggcagggagcctgAAATCCCTCTGCAGGCACTGAGGTCCAACAGGAGGGAAGCAAGACCACTCAGAGGGACCCAGGGCCCATCCTGGCAAAGGCAGTCCCTGTGCAGCAGCTGTGACCAACAGTGCCCCCCcagttcctcctcctctgtgtcaTCTGCCCCTGTGCTTGTGAGAAAGAGTGACATGTAAGCGTCTGTGCCTGGGGAAGCAGCACAGCCCTTTCTCAGCCCTAGTGTGGCCCTTCCCCCAGTGCAGACTGAGTAAGTATATGTGATAAAGAATATGTTTTAATCCTGGACAGAAATCCAAAGTCAAAATATAAAGTTGATTCATATTTAATATCAAAATGAGAAAGTAGGAAAGCAAAATGCTGGAGAAATTTGTGTCATGAACTTCCTAAGGAAAAAACAAGGCTGGTATGGCTCAATAATTACTAGACAGAGTAGATTTCAGGAGAAGAAATTTTGCTTATGAATGGACATTTCATAATGAAAATGTGTAATTCAACTGGATGATGTGAAAAATTTAAAGGTGTACACAACTTATTAAGATTACAATATGTACATTAAAACCTgacagaatgggagttcccatcctggcgcagcagaaacagatctgactaggaaccacgagattgtgggtttgatccctggccttgctcagtgggttaaggagctggggaATCCATGAGctggcgtagtttgcagacacagctcagatctgacattgctgtggctgtggtgtaggctggcagcactaggtcagattggacccctagcctgggaacccccattgccacgggtgcatccctcaaaagacaaaacaaaacaaaaccaaaccctgacagaatgaaaatgaaatgcaacATTCAAATCATGGTTGATATTTTAGTATGCTTCTCTTGGTAACtgataaaaaaataggaaatgttgGGTCTTATGTTAGGTTTGATTCAAAATATGAAGTGCACGGACCTCCTTGGCACAGATGGAACACCACCCTCAGCCACCACAGAACATAAGTCCCTTTGGAGTACATGGAACGTCCCTGCAGTAAGGTGACCACTGCCTCCAAAATGTGTCTACCCAGAAACTCTGAAGGTGACCTTCTTTGGATACAGGGTCTTCCTAAGGGAATTAGTTAGGATGAGTCCATCCCATATTTGGTGGGCCATAAACCAATGACTAGTGTTCCccataaagagagaaaagtgCTCAGAGAGATGAAGCCACAAGAAGGAAGGGCATGGAAAGCCTGGGCTGAGGTTGGAGTGATGCAGCAACAGGAAAGAAATGCTCGgggagttgccttcatggctcagcagttaatgcacctgactaggatccatgaggatgcaggttcaatccctggcctcgcccagtgggttaaggatctggcattgctctgagctgtggtgtaggctggccgctgcagcgctcatttggcccctagcctgggaacttccatatgccacaggtgtggccctaaaaagaaaaaagaaaagcaaaagcaaaaaaaaatttctcagattGCCAGGAGCCTCCAAAAGCCAGGAAGAAGCAAGGagtacacctttttttttcccctagagctTTCATGGGCAGCAGACCTGCTGACAACTTGATTTTGGACATTGATGCTCCAGACCTCTGAGAGTGTCATTTCCTGTTGTTATGAGTCCCCAACTTGGTGTTAATTGGCTACATTAGCCCTTGTGCCTGACACAGGAAGGTGGTGAGGCAGCTTGCTTTCCCCTGGTGATGTCAGCAATCCACCTTCactttcaagttattttttgaTTGCCTCTTTGAGTCCTTCGGGGAGCAATTAGCTGTTGAGAAACTGGTGTAGATTCTCTTTGTTAGTGTTTTtggtgattttattctttttttgagttCTAGTTTcacactattttcttttcttttgctttttagggccatgctgatggcatatggaggttcccaggctaggagtcaaatcagagctacagctcccagcctacaccacagccacagcaatgccagatgcttaacccactgaccgaggccagggatctaacccacatcctcatggttcctagtcagattcatttctgctgcacgatgatgggaactccaagaaaaacttCTTAATGAAAGTTTGATTCTCTTGATGTTATTGAGACTTGTTTAGTGGCCTAGTATGTGAtctctcctggagaatgttccttaTGCACCTGACAAAAtagtgtgtttttctgtttttggataAAATAGTCTGTGAAAAATCAATGAATTCCATCTGTCCCAGTATATCCTTTAGTGCAgggtttccttactgattttctgtctggatgatctttccATTAATGAAAGCTGGAGGTTAAGGTCCCctgttattattgtattattgttcatttatcccttcatatttgttaatatttgctttggtTTCGCTGCTTCTATTTGGACTGTGTGCCTCTTTGGAAGTGTTATGTCTTCTTGTTGGATCGATGTCCTGAATATGACCCCAGATGCACAGAagtcaaatgaaaatattcaacaGTGACCTCATTACAATGAAAAGTCAGTGGCATTATGGGACCTCAGAAGAGTGAAAAAGCAACCTCTgagattggagaaaatatttccaaatctcaTACCTGACATCAGCGTATAAAAAGATCTCctacaaacaaaaaccaataatGCAATGGAAATTTTGACaagaacatacatacatatttttctaaatatgatcTCCATGTGGCCAACGAAGACATGGGAAAATGCAGAGTTCTGACCATGATGCAGAGGGATAAGGACTTGCCATTGCCCCTGCAGAGCCTCGGGTGGCTACTGAGGTACAGCTTTGACTGAggcccagtcagtgggttaaggatctagtgctgccacagctgttgcataggctcagatttgatccctgggcctgaaacttccttatgctgcaccAAATAtgccgaggtccagccccagcagccagggagtgccaaaggagaggatgggctacaaacggcgtggaaagaattggagccaactcctcagctgcatgctgcagatgacccaatttattaaatgaaaagcatcagtttttatacccTATCACAATCAGGTTTcgtgtaagatttgacattaacatttgatttaaagcccttttgttccctccacctgagatacaaaaaaaaggttagttaaacatgttcctttcaactttagattttccttcaagattacaaacttaaagtttcacaccgtatttttcttaaaaggtcaacaacagtagctattctattctatattaagaacaaagctttaataagtaataaactatgatacctaacattctttaactaaaggtgtaTGTAGTTAACACAATGCATGAAAGCCTTGGGCTCATGACATTCTTAAAACTACGATTTAGTTGGTGCCAGCAAGCTAAccatttaacctattgtgctgatgTACataagttccaaaccaccaatttcaatagaaaggagtattatacccaaaaattaacaaatgcccccacaagggatgaaagttacaggtgacactgttatttgataaaaaaatatatctattatagaaaatagcaatttataggccaaacaacatttttcccagccccaaacttctttttaagtaaagggactgaaatcataagtttcccctgtatactctcacaaaataggtgccataaattgttactccaaaacaaaggctttttccactaCATTGTTTAGataacttcactctgttttggttcaagtgttttacgtacccagggcaaatctttagcagtaagaaagctgtgaatcaaagatagaaaaagaaggataaacacagaaaaatagattaacatattttttggggatatcatttttatttccctggagctgatgtctttcaagggattgctctgcaatccttcttctttcttcagcttgtctgtagctctgctaaccagacaagcctcatgcaggtgtcgactgtggctttgctttctttactgcaGCAGCCTATGGCTCCCgacacaaatatatgtatttggatATATACATAAGAATAATTTCCATTTGTGAAATGAAACTCAAAACCAATGACATAATCCTCTACAATTATTAGGAtggctcctttattttttaaaaaaagtttctatgTTTACTAGGAGTTGGAGAAGTTGGAACATTCTTGtcctgttgatgggaatgcacAATTTaggtacagacactatggaagTATTTTGGAGGTTCCCCTCAACTTAAAAAGTGTTTACTCTACGATCCAGGTGTCACAGGTTTGTGTGTATATTCACCCaaaatttggagctgcagctatacgAGATAAttgcatatgcatatacatagcagcattattcaccaaTGGCAAAAGGTAGCAGCCATCCAAATAGTCATCGATGGATGAATAGACCAACTGTGGAAAATACGTTGGATGGAATTGTGTTCAACTTGTAAAAAGATGAAACTACCGTCATTTGAGGgtaacatggatgaatcctgaGGACACTATGCCAAGTGCTataaccagacacaaaaggacaaatcctATATGTTTTACGTATCGGAGGTATCTGAAGTAGTGACTTTCATGGAGGCAGCTAGTAAGATGTTGGTTCTCAGGAGGTGGAGCTGAGGGGAAAGAGGGGGTTGTTGAAGGGTGTGCAGTTCAATTTTAGAAAAGGGTGAAACTTCAGGTCTGGAGATCTATTACACAACAAGGTGAATGTACATTGCACGGCTGAAATATACCTTTAAAGTAGTTCCAACAAAAGCAATATTTTTGAAcacaattcaaaatttttaaacatttcggAAACTTAACAAGGCATCAGAATTCAAACTACAATATGGTCTTCACATTTAAGGTGTGTGTTCTACACTTAAACATACCTAAAGCAATGCCAGGGCTACAGTGGAATTGAATAAGGGGTTACCAGTGACCTCAAATTACAGTCAAGCCGTACATGTGTACTGAGAACCTTCTATGTGGCAGCAGCATGCAAAGCGTGTATGGGACCAAGAGACCAGTTCTATCATTGCCCAGTGCCCTTCACCCAAATCTGAAATGTAAGTAACATAGACATGGTATAATCTGTGGAGttttgaaaagtcattttttcGTAGTATTGCAGAATATCTATTCCATATCATACCTGCCATGTTTTTCTGATTAAATCCAAGGTGAGAGTTAAGGCTCTTCTGCTCGGTACTACCGATTGGTGACTGTACAATGCAAATTTTCATAATGGTAATAATTTTCGAGAGGTGCAAGAAAAAATGattatgtttttttccattccaaattTGGATTAGGATGGTATATAAGCCCAAGAAAATACTTATGGAAACTCATGGagaaatggaagaataaatgagagagggagaagacaaagaaggaagaggaggggggagaggaagggcacAAGGAGGAGGACAAGGGGAAAGAAGGTTTGAGATAGGAGAAGATAAGAGCCTGAGAGGAGGAGAAGTCCTGCTACTTGGGGAGGAGCCCCCGTCACTTGGCTGTGTGCTTGTGGCCCAGGCTCCACAGggcctccttcacctccttgttccgcagactgtagatgagggggttgaGCACGGGGATGACCAGGGTGTAGAAGACAGAGACCACCTTGCCCTGCTCCATGGACTCCACCGCTCCCGGCTGGGCATACATGACAAAGACGGTCCCATAAAAGAGGGACACGGCCGTcatgtgggagccacaggtggagaagagcTTGTGTCTGCCTGCTCCCGAGCGCATCCTCAGGATGGTCACGGTGATGTAGGCATAGGAGATGAGGACCCCGAGTGTGGTGCCCACGATGATGAGCCCGCAGATGCCAAACAGGACCAGCTCATTGATGGCTGTGTCAGCACAGGCAAGCAGGAGCAGCGGGGGCACATCGCAGAAGAAGTGGTTGATGTGgttggagctgcagaaggggaGGTTGAATGTGAAGCTGGTCTGCAGGATGGCGTTGAGGCAGCCTCCACCATAGCAGCCCAGCACCAGGTGGGCACAGGCTGATGGGCACATGGTGATAGGATAGTTTAGGGGGCTGCAGATGGCCAggaagcggtcataggccatcacagccaagaggagagTCTCCATAGTAGCCAtcagggagaagaagaagaactgggAGGCACAGCCCCCAAAGGAGATGACCTTGGCTGAGGACAGGAAGTTGGCCAGGGCCTTGGGGTAGATGACAGATGAGTAGCAcaggtccaggaaggagaggttcttgaggaagaagtacatcgGGGAGTGCAGACGGGCGTCCAGGGTGATGACCACG
It includes:
- the LOC100523289 gene encoding olfactory receptor 12-like, with the translated sequence MTPHRNGTLSGKPLQEFVLEGFQGGLQTQALLFALFLALYLAAVLGNLTMIVVITLDARLHSPMYFFLKNLSFLDLCYSSVIYPKALANFLSSAKVISFGGCASQFFFFSLMATMETLLLAVMAYDRFLAICSPLNYPITMCPSACAHLVLGCYGGGCLNAILQTSFTFNLPFCSSNHINHFFCDVPPLLLLACADTAINELVLFGICGLIIVGTTLGVLISYAYITVTILRMRSGAGRHKLFSTCGSHMTAVSLFYGTVFVMYAQPGAVESMEQGKVVSVFYTLVIPVLNPLIYSLRNKEVKEALWSLGHKHTAK